In Acidimicrobiales bacterium, the DNA window GGTGGTGACGAGGTCCTTGGCCGTGAACGCCACCGACGCCTGGCCCGTCCCGCAGGCCGACGGCGACGCCGACAGCGTGGTCGACGTCGAGCTGGTGGTCGTGGCCGCCCGCGTGGTGGTGGTGGTCGCCGGCCTCGTGGTGGTGGTGGCGGCCGCCGCCGTGGTGGTGGTCGTGTCGCCGGTGACGGGCGGCGCCGTGGTGGTGGTGAAGGGGAACGTCGTGGTCGTGGTGACGGCCGCCTGGTCGCCGTCGTCCTCGTCGCCGATGTTGCCCAGGCCGAAGGCGACGGCGGCGACGCCGAGGGCCACGACGGCGATCACGGCGACGAAGAGGAGGGTGCGTCGGGGACCGGAGAGGTTCACGCCCCTATCGTGTCATCCCGCCGCCAGCGCCGTACGGATCCGCCGTGCGGTCTCCGCCATCTCGCCGTCGCTCGCGTAGCGGTGCCGCGGCCAGAAGAAGCCCCGGAGCCCGTCGCCCTTCGTCCGGGGCACGACGTGGACGTGCAGGTGGGGCACGCTCTGGCTCACGACGTTGTTCAAGGCCACGAACGTCCCCTGGGCGCCCATCGCGGTCGGGACGGCGCTGGCCAGCCGCTGGACGGCGGCGAAGAGGGCCCCGAGCTCCCCGGCGGGCACGTCGACGAGGGTCGGGCGGTGCTCCCGGGGCAGGACCAGGACGTGCCCCGGGAACAGGGGGCGGTGGTCGAGGAAGGCGAGGATGGCCGGCTCGTCGAGCACGACGGCGGCGGGGACGTCGCCGTCGCGTACGCGGCAGAACGTGCAGGCGTCGCCCATGGACGGGCGAGCCTACGATTCCCCCATGTCCCAGTCGCCCGTCAACCTCGGCTCCGGCCTGCCCGAGACCGTCCTGCCGCCCGCGCCCGCCGAGGCGGCCCGGCGGCTGGAGGCGGCCCTGGCCGAGCCGCCCGACCGGCGGCGGGACGCGGTGAGCGCCGTCGCCGCCACCTTCCCCCGGTACCTCGCCGCCTGGGCGCATCTGGGCGAGCTGGCCCGGGACGACGTGGAGGCCTACGCCTGCTTCCGCGTCGGCTACCACCGGGGCCTGGACGCCCTGCGCCAGGCCGGGTGGCGCGGCTCGGGCTACGTGCGCTGGGGCCACGAGTCGAACCACGGGTTCCTGCGGTCGCTGGACGGGCTGCGCCAGGCCGCCGGCGCCATCGGGGAGGCCGACGAGGAGGACCGCTGCCGCCAGTTCCTCCGCCAGCTGGACCCCGAGTGGAGGCCGTCGGCCGGCTGACGGTCCTGCCCCGGTAGGCGCAGGCGGGCCGTACGCTCGATGCCGTGGGCTCTCCCCCCGACGCCGAGGTCGCCGCCCTCGCCCGTCGCATCGCCGACCTGGGCGCGGGGGAGAAGGCGCGGGTCTACAACCTGTCGTGGTGGAGCGAGCGCATGCTCGGGTGGGCCATGGCGCACCCGAGCTTCAAGACCCAGCTGTTCCGCTTCGTGGACGTGTTCCCCGCCACCGGCGACGACGCCGACGTGCTCCGCCACATCGACGAGTACTTCGAGGGCGCTGACGCCCCCAGGGTGATGGAGCTCGGGATCGACCTGGCCGAGCGCATGCCCATGGGCGACAGGATCTCCGCCGGCGTCGCCCGCCGGAACATCGAGCGCATGGCCCAGCAGTTCATCGCCGGGCCGACCCCGGCGGAGGCGGTGTCGGTCCTCCACCGCCTGTGGCGGCAGGGGAGCGCGTTCACCGTCGACCTGCTCGGCGAGAAGACCGTCACCGAGGCCGACGCCGACCGGTACGCGGCGCGGGTGGAGGAGCTGTTGCGGGCGCTGGTGAGGGGAACGGCGTCGTGGGCGCCGGACGACCACCTCGAGCGCGACGACCTGGGCCCGCTGCCCCGGGCCAACCTGAGCATCAAGCCCACCGCCCTGGCGTCGCTCTACTCGCCCCTCACCCGGGCCGAGGGCCTCGCCCAGGCCCGGGCCCGGCTGCTCCCCCTCCTGCGGCTGGCCGCCGAGCACGGGGCGTTCGTGTGGTTCGACATGGAGCACTACGACGTCAAGGACCTGACGCTCGAGCTGTTCCGCGGCCTGCTGGACGAGCCCGAGCTGGCCGAACTGCAGGCCGGCGTCGTCCTCCAGGCCTACCTCAAGGACTCCCGCGACGACCTGGCCGACCTCATCGCCTGGGCGTCCTCGCCGGCGCCGGGCGGCGCCCGCCGGGCCCACCCGGTCGGCATCCGGCTGGTGAAGGGCGCCTACTGGGACTCCGAGACGATCACGGCCCGGGCCGAGGGCTGGCCG includes these proteins:
- a CDS encoding HIT family protein, yielding MGDACTFCRVRDGDVPAAVVLDEPAILAFLDHRPLFPGHVLVLPREHRPTLVDVPAGELGALFAAVQRLASAVPTAMGAQGTFVALNNVVSQSVPHLHVHVVPRTKGDGLRGFFWPRHRYASDGEMAETARRIRTALAAG
- a CDS encoding DUF3151 family protein; translation: MSQSPVNLGSGLPETVLPPAPAEAARRLEAALAEPPDRRRDAVSAVAATFPRYLAAWAHLGELARDDVEAYACFRVGYHRGLDALRQAGWRGSGYVRWGHESNHGFLRSLDGLRQAAGAIGEADEEDRCRQFLRQLDPEWRPSAG